The following are from one region of the Magnetococcales bacterium genome:
- a CDS encoding SDR family oxidoreductase, protein MSHKTVLVTGGAGYVGSILVRTLLRRGYRVLCLDNLLCGGESIIDCWLHPRFQFFRVDVTKHAEVQRLLDLHPVWGVVHLAAIVGDPACKRSPELAMATNWEASVMLADEARERGASRFVFASTCSNYGKMAEGAGYVHEDSPLAPVSLYAELKVRFEKYLLQESPRKESFCPTSLRFATVYGVSPRMRFDLTVNEFTKELATGRELVVYGEQFWRPYCHVADFSRAILAVLEAPRKKVAYDVFNVGDTAENYTKGMILDLLTEHFPRGLIRRVEQLDDPRDYRVRFEKIRDRLGFKVSRKVPDGIKEIKAMLEAGIIGDPEDQRYYNIPHPRPA, encoded by the coding sequence ATGAGTCATAAAACCGTCCTGGTCACCGGCGGCGCCGGTTACGTGGGCTCCATTCTGGTCCGCACCCTGCTGCGCCGGGGCTATCGGGTCCTCTGCCTCGACAACCTGCTCTGCGGCGGTGAATCCATCATCGACTGCTGGCTGCACCCCCGCTTCCAGTTCTTTCGCGTCGATGTCACCAAACACGCCGAGGTGCAACGCCTTCTCGACCTGCACCCGGTCTGGGGCGTGGTTCACCTGGCCGCCATCGTCGGCGATCCCGCCTGCAAACGCTCCCCCGAGCTGGCCATGGCCACCAACTGGGAAGCCTCCGTCATGCTGGCCGACGAAGCCCGCGAACGCGGCGCCTCCCGCTTCGTCTTCGCCTCCACCTGCTCCAACTACGGCAAGATGGCCGAAGGCGCGGGTTACGTCCACGAGGACTCCCCCCTGGCACCGGTCTCCCTCTACGCCGAATTGAAAGTGCGTTTCGAGAAGTACCTGTTGCAGGAATCCCCCCGCAAAGAGAGCTTCTGCCCCACCTCCCTGCGTTTCGCCACGGTTTACGGCGTCTCGCCGCGCATGCGCTTCGACCTCACGGTCAACGAGTTCACCAAGGAGTTGGCCACGGGCCGCGAACTGGTGGTCTACGGTGAACAGTTCTGGCGTCCCTACTGCCATGTGGCCGACTTCTCCCGCGCCATCCTGGCCGTTCTGGAAGCTCCCCGCAAAAAGGTGGCCTACGATGTCTTCAACGTGGGCGATACCGCGGAAAACTACACCAAAGGCATGATTCTGGACCTGTTGACCGAACACTTCCCCCGTGGCCTGATCCGCCGCGTGGAGCAGTTGGACGACCCCAGGGACTATCGGGTGCGCTTCGAAAAAATCCGCGACCGCCTCGGCTTCAAAGTCAGTCGCAAGGTGCCCGACGGCATCAAGGAGATCAAAGCCATGCTGGAAGCCGGCATCATCGGCGATCCGGAGGATCAGCGTTACTACAACATTCCGCACCCCCGCCCGGCCTGA
- a CDS encoding DUF115 domain-containing protein, producing MDTQIGTFRTNRFGEPYLPLVNKESFSANGSAALYQQHFGEAFKDKDYLYIITGTDSGLLPAYIRRKGLPDGSRFLFVELPEIIAALAAAGIGQDLPANMALCTPLDWEAKAAEFSIRDYFYLGNVAMLRSLAALDANLVEYAGLHANIANSLHQHRMNNLVETGTQIFMLRGLENLAENRLPATLLEEAFPGKTAVLLAAGPSLSEILPWVKAHRQEIVLLAVSRLAAKLQAEGLTPDIFFSIDPHDVAFFASREMLRFGERSLLVSLYHCTPRLVGQWRGRHLYMGPRFLWATPLNVKNHQFPGITVSHQALGLALFMGFSQVILGGFDLCFTKEGFTHAKGSVESDMGPFMDQTEYKVETNGGWLAETRSDFFSAIPSLAELARMGQERGVAVINPAEGAARISGVEHRPLGEIRLDPLDSPAWERLQTLLPPDSAESRQAHAKAMIEELARVREEVSAIRKLAVEGLECNARFFGRKGRAKGQIDYRYKLRMDEVEKEIDTRFHGSAVLVKRWGIREFLKLVRPDKNREWSDADIEEMGARYYRTYQESATAMLKLLDTTRQRLQMRLEEESPNPNLKMLLQQWQNDNQPGRARLFLQNHPAAAQLPQNAKLLPRFEEAGQRFEEQITQQEHLFKQLIRNKVHPYLVRLKGAELFRQKDADRLRHILAGLENSQLAEKEELLALFRGFVAELSEDFDAALDEYDRVKRPYLREESLGRSSAIHLKRQRLDLALPVLAELAQLSPINRPHYASLLRLTGRLQESIAQYREYLSINPADPVARLRLGQALLDAGVPQEAASVVRPILDEDPGHVAALRFLESLPLSPTS from the coding sequence ATGGACACCCAAATCGGTACCTTTCGCACCAACCGCTTCGGGGAACCCTACCTGCCCCTGGTCAACAAGGAGTCCTTCTCCGCCAACGGCTCCGCCGCCCTCTACCAGCAGCACTTCGGCGAAGCCTTCAAGGACAAGGATTACCTCTACATCATCACCGGCACCGACTCCGGCCTGCTGCCCGCCTACATCCGTCGCAAAGGGCTGCCCGACGGCAGCCGCTTCCTCTTCGTGGAACTGCCGGAGATCATCGCCGCCCTGGCCGCTGCCGGCATTGGGCAGGATCTGCCCGCCAACATGGCCCTGTGTACCCCCCTCGATTGGGAAGCCAAGGCCGCCGAGTTTTCCATACGCGACTACTTCTACCTGGGCAACGTGGCCATGCTGCGCTCGCTGGCCGCCCTGGACGCCAATCTGGTCGAATATGCCGGGTTGCACGCCAATATCGCCAACTCCCTGCACCAGCACCGCATGAACAACCTGGTGGAGACCGGCACCCAGATCTTCATGTTGCGCGGCCTGGAAAACCTCGCCGAAAACCGTCTGCCCGCCACCCTGCTGGAGGAAGCCTTTCCCGGCAAAACGGCGGTTCTCCTGGCGGCCGGACCTTCGTTGAGCGAAATCCTGCCCTGGGTCAAGGCCCATCGCCAGGAGATCGTGCTGCTGGCCGTCTCCCGCCTGGCCGCCAAACTTCAGGCCGAAGGGCTGACCCCCGACATCTTCTTCTCCATCGACCCCCACGACGTGGCCTTCTTCGCCTCCCGCGAAATGTTGCGCTTCGGGGAACGCTCCCTGCTGGTCAGCCTTTACCACTGCACCCCGCGACTGGTGGGTCAATGGCGCGGCAGACACCTCTACATGGGGCCCCGCTTCCTCTGGGCCACCCCCCTGAATGTGAAAAATCACCAGTTCCCCGGCATCACCGTCTCCCATCAGGCCCTGGGTCTGGCCTTGTTCATGGGCTTTTCCCAGGTCATTCTCGGCGGCTTCGACCTCTGTTTCACCAAAGAGGGCTTCACCCACGCCAAAGGCAGCGTCGAATCGGACATGGGGCCCTTCATGGACCAGACCGAATACAAGGTCGAAACCAACGGCGGCTGGCTGGCCGAAACCCGCTCCGACTTCTTCTCCGCCATTCCCAGCCTGGCCGAACTGGCCCGCATGGGTCAGGAACGGGGCGTTGCGGTGATCAATCCCGCCGAAGGGGCGGCCCGCATCAGCGGGGTCGAACATCGCCCCCTGGGGGAAATCCGTCTCGATCCCCTCGACAGCCCCGCCTGGGAGCGGCTGCAGACCCTGCTGCCCCCCGACAGCGCCGAATCCCGCCAGGCCCACGCCAAAGCCATGATCGAGGAGCTGGCGCGGGTGCGCGAAGAGGTCTCCGCAATCCGCAAACTCGCCGTGGAAGGGCTGGAGTGCAACGCCCGCTTCTTCGGGCGCAAAGGCCGCGCCAAGGGGCAGATCGACTACCGCTACAAACTGCGTATGGACGAGGTCGAAAAGGAGATCGACACCCGTTTTCACGGCAGCGCCGTCCTGGTGAAACGCTGGGGCATTCGCGAGTTTCTCAAACTGGTGCGCCCGGACAAAAACCGGGAGTGGAGCGACGCCGATATCGAGGAGATGGGCGCCCGCTACTATCGCACCTATCAGGAGAGCGCCACCGCCATGCTGAAGCTGCTCGACACCACGCGACAGCGACTGCAGATGCGCCTGGAAGAGGAGAGCCCCAATCCCAACCTGAAGATGCTGTTGCAGCAGTGGCAGAACGACAATCAACCCGGTCGGGCGCGACTGTTTTTGCAGAATCATCCGGCTGCGGCGCAACTTCCACAGAATGCCAAACTCCTGCCCCGCTTCGAGGAGGCCGGACAACGCTTCGAAGAGCAGATTACCCAACAGGAGCATCTGTTCAAACAGCTCATTCGCAACAAGGTGCATCCCTATCTGGTGCGTCTGAAAGGCGCGGAACTCTTCCGCCAGAAGGATGCCGACCGTCTGCGCCACATCCTGGCCGGGTTGGAAAACAGCCAGCTCGCCGAAAAAGAGGAGCTGTTGGCCCTGTTCCGGGGATTCGTGGCGGAGTTGAGCGAGGATTTCGACGCCGCCCTGGACGAATACGATCGGGTCAAACGCCCCTACCTGCGGGAGGAGAGTCTGGGTCGCTCCTCGGCCATTCATCTGAAACGGCAACGCCTCGATCTGGCCCTGCCGGTGCTGGCGGAACTGGCGCAACTCTCCCCGATCAACCGGCCCCACTACGCCTCGCTGCTGCGTCTCACGGGGCGTTTGCAGGAGTCGATCGCCCAGTATCGGGAGTATCTGAGCATCAATCCCGCGGACCCGGTGGCCCGGCTGCGCCTGGGACAGGCCCTGCTGGACGCCGGCGTTCCGCAAGAAGCCGCCTCGGTGGTGCGCCCCATCCTCGACGAGGATCCCGGCCATGTCGCCGCCCTGCGCTTTTTGGAGAGCCTGCCCCTCTCCCCCACTTCCTGA